TGATCGGCTCGTTCGAGCCGGGGCGCGAGGCTGACATCGTCGTGCTCGATCCGGCCGCGACGCGGATGATGGCGCACCGGCTGGAGACGGTGCGAGACTTGGCGGAAGAACTCTTCGTGCTGGTCACGCTCGGCGATGAGCGCAATGTCGTCGCGACCTATGTCGCGGGGGAGCGAGCGGGTCTGCCGTCATTCTCGGGGGCCGCGTAGCGGGGACCCGAGAATCTCTCGCGGAGTAGGGCGCCTTCTCGTCCTGAGATGCTCGGATCAAGCCCGAGCATGACGCGCAATCAGCCCAGCACGCCGCCCTTGCGGGCGTGGTCGAGATAGATTTCGCGCAGCCGGATCGTCGCCGGGCCCGGTGCGCCGTTGTGGATGCTGTGGCCGTCGATCGTCGTCACCGGCATCACCAGGCTGGTCGCGGAGGTGATGAAGGCCTCCTCAGCGTCGAGGGCCTCTTCCAGCGTGAACTCGCGCTCCTCGAACGAGAAGCCACTCTCGGCCAGGAAGGCGAGCACGGCCGTGCGGGTGATGCCGGGCAGCACCTTGTGCGAGAGCGGGCGCGAGATCAGCGTCTTGCCCTTGACGATCCAGGCGGTTGAAGAGGCGCCCTCGGTGACGACGCCGTCCTCGATCATCCAGGCCTCCTGCGCGCCGTTCTCGGCGGCAAACTGCTTGGCCAGCACCGGGGCGAGCAAATTGACGCTCTTGATGTCGCGGCGGGCCCAGCGCAGATCCGGCGTGCTGACGACCTTGATGCCGGTCTTGGCCAGTGGCGTATTGGCGAACTGGCGCGCCTGTGTGAACAGCACCAAAGACGACTTCACCCCCTTGGGGAATGGAAAGTCGCGATCGGCGGCGCCGCGCGAGACCTGCAGATAGATGCTGCCTTCATCCAGGTTGTTGCGGGCGATCAGCTCCTGATGGATCGCGACGAGCTCAGCGCGCGAACAGGGGAGCTCGAGGCCGATCTCGCCGGCCGAGCGCTCAAGCCGCGCCAAATGCGCCTCGCAGTCGACCAGCTTGCCGCCGAGCACGGCCGAGACTTCGTAGATGCCGTCGCCGAAGATGAAGCCGCGATCGAAGATCGAGATCGTCGCCTCTTCCTCGGGGAGGTAGGCGCCATTGACATAGACGGTGCGGCTCATGGGGATGGTCTCATGCGGAAAGGACGGACCTTCCTAGCCGAGGCGGGCGCATGAGGCGAGATATCATGCCGGCTTGCTGGCCGGCGTCAGATGCAGGACGGCGCTAACCTGTCGCCTTCGCCTCGAAATGGCGCTGGCGGAAGGCACGGACCTTGGCGCGATTGCCGCAGACCGACATCTCGCACCAGCGCCGTAGCCGGTTCTTGGTGGTGTCGAAGAACAGCCAGCCGCAATGATCGCCTTCGCATTGCTTGATGCGGGCGAGGTTCTGCTGGGTCAGCACGGTGAGGGCCGAAAGCGCGATCGGCCCGCGGATCGCTTCGCTGAGCGTCTGGCCGGCGTCCCAGCGCCAGACGAAGCCATCGCCGAAGGGGGACAGCTTGGCGCAGGCCAGGCAGTGCGCGTGGATGGCGGCGAGCTGCGACCGATCCTGTTCGTCCGGTTGCTGGCGGCGGGAAAGGCTGAGGCCGATCCGGTAGATCGTGTCGCGCAGATCGAGTGCCTCGGCGAGCAGGCGCGTCGCCAGCCCTGCATCGGCTGCGAGCGCGGCCAAGGCGGCGTCCCGGTCGCTGTCGCTGATCGCCTTGGCGTGCCGCGCCCAGATCACGACGTCGCGCCCCTCGCGCAGATGCTCGAGCTCGTTCGGCCCGCCGCGCCCCGAAGCGGTGTTGGTGAAGTCGAAGGCGAGCTCGCTGGCGACGAGCGGCAATGAACCGGCGCGGCTCGAGCCGCCTGTATGATCGGCTATCATGTAACCAGCTATCTCTGATTTACAGGTTAAATCAAGCAGCTTAGCGTCCGGCCACGGCTTGAACCGTGGAGGAGAACGGACATGAGAACGAATTGGGCCGCGATGCTCGCCGCCGGCGTGCTCGCAATGTCGCAAGGCGCGGCGCTGGCGCAGATCAAGCTCGGTGTCGCCGGCCCGATGACGGGCGCGAGCGCTGCCTTCGGGGCGCAATTGAAGAACGGTGCCGAGCAGGCGGTCGCCGACATCAATGCCGCCGGCGGCATTCTCGGCCAGACGATCGCGCTCTCGAGCGGAGACGATGTAGGCGATCCCAAGCAGGGCGTCTCGGTCGCCAACAAGTTCGTCGGCGACGGCGTCAAGCTCGTCGTCGGCCACTTCAACTCCGGCGTAACTATGCCGGCGTCCGAGGTCTATGCCGAGAAC
This sequence is a window from Bosea vestrisii. Protein-coding genes within it:
- a CDS encoding CGNR zinc finger domain-containing protein; amino-acid sequence: MIADHTGGSSRAGSLPLVASELAFDFTNTASGRGGPNELEHLREGRDVVIWARHAKAISDSDRDAALAALAADAGLATRLLAEALDLRDTIYRIGLSLSRRQQPDEQDRSQLAAIHAHCLACAKLSPFGDGFVWRWDAGQTLSEAIRGPIALSALTVLTQQNLARIKQCEGDHCGWLFFDTTKNRLRRWCEMSVCGNRAKVRAFRQRHFEAKATG
- a CDS encoding D-amino-acid transaminase — its product is MSRTVYVNGAYLPEEEATISIFDRGFIFGDGIYEVSAVLGGKLVDCEAHLARLERSAGEIGLELPCSRAELVAIHQELIARNNLDEGSIYLQVSRGAADRDFPFPKGVKSSLVLFTQARQFANTPLAKTGIKVVSTPDLRWARRDIKSVNLLAPVLAKQFAAENGAQEAWMIEDGVVTEGASSTAWIVKGKTLISRPLSHKVLPGITRTAVLAFLAESGFSFEEREFTLEEALDAEEAFITSATSLVMPVTTIDGHSIHNGAPGPATIRLREIYLDHARKGGVLG